From one Catenulispora sp. GP43 genomic stretch:
- a CDS encoding FAD-dependent oxidoreductase, translating to MTATVSRPDAAVPAASPADSTVDVVVIGAGPYGLSTCAFLRHHGMRVRIFGRTMRSWTAHMPKGMNLKSAPAASNLAAPQPGHSLADFCAEAGLPTLEGVDPVPIGVFTDYGFWFAERLVPDVEAVEVCGVEQRLGGFVVTTEQGERIDAGAVIVASGLIGHAYVPPSLSALARRANAGAGEGRPCAKLVSHSSEHADMAALADREVVVVGAGQSALESAALLAESGGLPVVVARRPQVVFAEAPDPDLRGVGRVVDRRHLVPKPPTPLGPGLSLYACVQGAAAFRLLPGRARQELVARILGPSGAWWLRDRVDGVVPILEEHRVAGGTVVGDRIALRVQGPGGATRTIHADHLLAATGYRIGPGAFPFLAPEIRTRLARRGGWPVLGGDFQSSVPGLYFVGFPAAGTFGPLMRFVCGTVFAAPRVAAGVAARSRAYRRRVW from the coding sequence ATGACCGCGACAGTCTCCAGGCCCGACGCCGCCGTCCCGGCCGCGAGTCCGGCCGACAGCACGGTCGACGTCGTGGTCATCGGAGCCGGTCCCTACGGCCTGTCCACGTGCGCCTTCCTCCGCCACCACGGCATGCGGGTCCGGATCTTCGGCCGGACCATGCGGTCCTGGACGGCCCACATGCCCAAGGGCATGAACCTCAAGTCCGCCCCGGCCGCCTCCAACCTGGCCGCTCCCCAGCCGGGCCACAGCCTCGCCGACTTCTGCGCCGAGGCCGGCCTGCCCACGCTGGAAGGCGTGGACCCGGTGCCGATCGGTGTGTTCACCGACTACGGATTCTGGTTCGCCGAGCGCCTGGTGCCCGACGTCGAAGCCGTCGAGGTGTGCGGCGTCGAGCAGCGCCTCGGCGGGTTCGTCGTCACCACCGAGCAGGGCGAGCGGATCGACGCCGGCGCGGTCATCGTGGCCAGCGGGCTGATCGGGCACGCGTACGTCCCGCCGAGCCTGTCGGCCCTGGCCAGGAGGGCGAACGCCGGCGCGGGGGAGGGCCGGCCCTGCGCGAAGCTCGTGTCGCACAGCTCCGAGCACGCCGACATGGCGGCGCTCGCCGACCGCGAGGTGGTCGTCGTCGGCGCCGGCCAGTCGGCGCTGGAGAGCGCGGCGCTGCTGGCCGAGTCCGGCGGGCTGCCGGTCGTGGTGGCCCGCAGGCCGCAGGTGGTGTTCGCGGAAGCCCCGGATCCGGATCTGCGCGGCGTGGGGCGCGTCGTCGACCGCCGGCACCTGGTGCCCAAGCCGCCCACGCCCCTGGGCCCGGGCCTGTCGCTGTACGCCTGCGTGCAAGGGGCGGCCGCTTTCCGCCTTCTGCCGGGCCGGGCGCGCCAGGAACTCGTGGCGCGCATCCTCGGGCCCTCGGGCGCGTGGTGGCTGCGCGACCGCGTCGACGGCGTCGTGCCGATCCTCGAGGAGCACCGCGTGGCCGGCGGGACGGTGGTCGGCGACCGGATCGCGCTGAGGGTGCAGGGCCCCGGCGGCGCGACGCGGACGATCCACGCCGACCACCTGCTCGCCGCGACCGGATACCGGATCGGGCCGGGAGCCTTTCCGTTCCTGGCCCCGGAGATCCGGACCAGGCTCGCGCGCCGCGGCGGGTGGCCCGTGCTGGGCGGCGATTTCCAGTCGTCGGTCCCGGGACTGTACTTCGTCGGGTTCCCGGCCGCGGGTACGTTCGGGCCGCTGATGCGGTTCGTGTGCGGGACCGTCTTCGCCGCCCCGCGCGTCGCCGCCGGGGTGGCGGCCAGGTCCCGGGCGTACCGGCGGCGCGTCTGGTGA
- a CDS encoding DUF6348 family protein, with the protein MGWLKRQVSRSAPHAPAEPMSAAEFKLRLANSYLDAMFRPWFLDRDEEHGLLLAGPNASIVFLGSCENDQDPEHVRLVFAIANDDGTVTHVPDCVQIPGPDVNTALNRGVETWADTTARAVIGMFQGPRNRVGETFGPDHSHGVPGWTVSAGLIGGWGVGDEHEAHKDWFMRNPPWRLVAPHLLPDLDPARPNGVKFYLATSSASQDVEVRVNGDLHEAATRALREADWPRTEEMTVGRTFAMIVRAD; encoded by the coding sequence ATGGGCTGGTTGAAGAGGCAAGTCTCGCGTTCGGCGCCGCATGCCCCGGCCGAACCGATGTCCGCCGCGGAGTTCAAGCTGAGGCTGGCGAACTCCTATCTGGACGCGATGTTCCGGCCCTGGTTCCTCGACCGGGACGAGGAGCACGGCCTGCTCCTGGCCGGACCGAACGCGTCGATCGTCTTCCTCGGCTCCTGCGAGAACGACCAGGATCCCGAGCACGTGCGGCTGGTCTTCGCGATCGCGAACGACGACGGGACCGTGACCCACGTGCCGGACTGCGTCCAGATCCCCGGACCGGATGTGAACACCGCGCTGAACCGCGGCGTCGAGACCTGGGCCGACACCACGGCCCGCGCGGTCATCGGCATGTTCCAGGGACCCCGCAACAGGGTCGGGGAGACCTTCGGACCCGACCACTCGCACGGCGTCCCCGGCTGGACCGTCAGCGCCGGCCTCATCGGCGGCTGGGGCGTCGGCGACGAGCACGAGGCCCACAAGGACTGGTTCATGCGGAACCCGCCGTGGCGACTCGTCGCCCCGCACCTGCTCCCGGACCTCGACCCGGCCAGGCCGAACGGCGTCAAGTTCTACCTCGCCACCAGCTCCGCGTCGCAGGACGTGGAGGTCCGCGTGAACGGCGACCTCCACGAGGCCGCCACCCGGGCACTGCGCGAAGCCGACTGGCCGCGGACCGAGGAGATGACGGTCGGTCGGACCTTCGCGATGATCGTCCGCGCCGACTGA
- a CDS encoding acyl-CoA desaturase: protein MAAVPYDGAQPFPGHPPTSTTPLQRRVQVAVTALLVIAPLLGLVAAVWLLWGRGVGVTDLVLAGFFYFLTGFGVTVGFHRLLTHRSFTARPALRAGLAVAGSMSFQGAAISWVATHRRHHAFTDRPGDPHSPYRYGTGPVGQLRGLVHAHFGWLFGDDPTDVGHFAPDLVAEPVMRRISGLFPALCVASLALPALAGWAIGGFAWTAGVTALIWAGLARVFLLQHVTWSVNSLCHLLGRRPFATRRHDRATNLWPLALLSMGESWHNTHHSDPSCARHGVDRGQIDLSAGVIRLFERLGWATDVRWPDPRRLAEHRLLPATAPASVLARTGPPASRDHVG from the coding sequence ATGGCTGCTGTTCCCTATGACGGCGCTCAGCCGTTTCCCGGCCATCCGCCGACCTCCACGACGCCACTGCAACGCCGGGTCCAGGTGGCCGTGACGGCCCTGCTCGTCATCGCGCCGCTGCTCGGGCTCGTCGCCGCGGTGTGGTTGTTGTGGGGGCGCGGGGTCGGTGTCACCGATCTGGTTCTGGCGGGCTTCTTCTACTTCCTGACCGGGTTCGGCGTGACCGTCGGCTTCCACAGACTGCTGACCCACCGGAGCTTCACCGCCAGGCCGGCTTTGCGTGCGGGGCTCGCGGTCGCGGGATCGATGAGCTTCCAGGGGGCGGCCATCAGCTGGGTCGCGACCCACCGGCGGCATCACGCGTTCACCGACCGGCCCGGTGATCCGCACTCGCCCTACCGGTACGGCACCGGACCCGTGGGCCAACTGCGCGGCCTGGTCCATGCGCACTTCGGCTGGCTGTTCGGCGACGATCCGACCGACGTCGGCCACTTCGCCCCGGACCTGGTGGCCGAACCGGTCATGCGCCGTATCTCCGGGTTGTTCCCCGCGCTGTGTGTGGCGTCTTTGGCCTTGCCGGCTCTGGCCGGCTGGGCGATCGGCGGCTTCGCCTGGACCGCGGGAGTCACGGCGCTGATATGGGCCGGGCTGGCCCGGGTGTTCCTGTTGCAGCATGTGACGTGGAGCGTCAACTCCCTGTGTCACCTGCTGGGTAGGCGGCCTTTCGCGACCCGCCGGCACGACCGGGCCACGAACCTGTGGCCGCTGGCCCTGCTGTCGATGGGCGAGAGCTGGCACAACACCCACCACTCCGATCCGTCCTGCGCCCGGCACGGTGTGGACCGCGGCCAGATCGACCTGTCCGCCGGGGTGATCCGTCTTTTCGAGCGCCTCGGCTGGGCCACCGACGTCCGCTGGCCCGACCCTCGGCGCCTCGCCGAACATCGGCTTCTTCCGGCTACCGCTCCGGCTTCTGTACTCGCGCGCACGGGACCGCCGGCCTCTCGAGACCACGTCGGGTAG
- a CDS encoding UTP--glucose-1-phosphate uridylyltransferase: MATIRKAVIPAAGIGSRLLPLTKAIPKEMLPVGDRPVIEHTVRELVASGICDITIVVSGGKDLIQQHFRPNPALVEQLQAAGKTDYAQAVEDVGELSRAGHITYLDQIGPYGNGTPVLNAARGLGDEPMLVLWPDDVFVAEVPRAQQLIAAFEKTACPVLALMPMARGDSRRYGVPDVQEDLGGGLLRITGLLEKPEPEQAPSEFAAIGGYVVTPAIIEELQRITDEWERHRSGEVYLTDAINAHAAEHAVYGQVIAGQWYDTGNPADYLVAQFMAAMAHPEYGPILRGLSARHSAAD, encoded by the coding sequence ATGGCGACGATCCGCAAGGCGGTCATCCCGGCAGCCGGGATCGGCTCGCGACTGCTGCCGCTGACCAAGGCCATCCCGAAGGAGATGCTGCCGGTCGGCGACCGGCCGGTCATCGAGCACACGGTGCGGGAACTGGTCGCGTCCGGGATCTGCGACATCACCATCGTGGTGTCCGGCGGCAAGGACCTGATCCAGCAGCACTTCCGGCCGAATCCGGCCCTGGTCGAGCAGCTGCAGGCGGCCGGCAAGACCGACTACGCCCAGGCCGTCGAGGACGTCGGCGAGCTGTCGCGGGCCGGGCACATCACCTACCTCGACCAGATCGGGCCCTACGGCAACGGCACGCCGGTGCTCAACGCCGCGCGGGGGCTCGGGGACGAGCCGATGCTGGTGCTGTGGCCGGACGACGTCTTCGTCGCCGAGGTCCCGCGCGCCCAGCAGCTCATCGCGGCCTTCGAGAAGACCGCGTGCCCGGTGCTGGCGCTGATGCCCATGGCCCGGGGCGACTCGCGGCGGTACGGGGTGCCGGACGTCCAGGAGGACCTGGGCGGCGGGCTGCTGCGGATCACCGGGCTGCTCGAGAAGCCCGAGCCCGAGCAGGCGCCCTCCGAGTTCGCGGCGATCGGCGGGTACGTCGTCACCCCGGCGATCATCGAGGAGCTCCAGCGGATCACGGACGAGTGGGAGCGGCACCGCTCCGGCGAGGTCTACCTGACCGACGCGATCAACGCCCACGCCGCTGAGCACGCGGTGTACGGGCAGGTCATCGCCGGTCAGTGGTACGACACCGGCAATCCCGCGGACTACCTGGTCGCCCAGTTCATGGCGGCGATGGCGCACCCCGAGTACGGCCCGATCCTGCGCGGGCTCTCCGCGCGCCACTCCGCGGCCGACTGA
- a CDS encoding glycosyltransferase family 2 protein produces the protein MSPDGVSTLPQPVSTQLTGGFRPLPRPERQPSGFPSEPRPRARAGTALKVSVVIPAKNEVRNLPDVLIRLPAPLLHEIILVDGGSHDGTVAAARRVCPDVVVVQQTRRGKGNALSCGIAACSGDIIVTMDADGSTDPAEIPYFVAALAAGCDFAKGSRFLAGGGSSDLTPLRRAGNRVLAMMMNALYGTSFTDLCYGYTAFRARCVDRLGLPGTDGAAAERGDGFEIETLLAAHAASARLKLAEVPSYEYARTFGESHLRTWADGWRVLRTIVSELGRPVRRTAVGSRPAHSRPTYNGEQR, from the coding sequence GTGTCGCCCGATGGGGTTTCGACACTCCCGCAGCCCGTCAGCACCCAGCTCACCGGGGGATTCCGTCCTCTTCCGCGACCGGAGAGGCAGCCCTCCGGGTTCCCGTCCGAGCCGCGACCAAGGGCGCGAGCCGGCACCGCGCTGAAGGTCAGCGTCGTCATCCCCGCCAAGAACGAAGTGCGCAACCTCCCGGACGTCCTGATCCGGCTGCCGGCCCCGTTGCTGCACGAGATCATCCTCGTCGACGGCGGATCTCACGACGGCACCGTCGCCGCGGCCCGTCGGGTCTGTCCCGACGTGGTCGTGGTCCAGCAGACGCGTCGCGGCAAGGGCAACGCGCTGTCCTGCGGCATCGCGGCGTGCAGCGGCGACATCATCGTCACGATGGACGCGGACGGATCGACGGACCCGGCCGAGATCCCCTACTTCGTCGCCGCCCTGGCCGCCGGATGCGACTTCGCCAAGGGCAGCCGCTTCCTGGCCGGCGGCGGGAGCAGCGACCTGACCCCGCTGCGCCGCGCCGGCAACCGCGTGCTGGCCATGATGATGAACGCGCTGTACGGCACCTCGTTCACCGACCTCTGCTACGGCTACACCGCCTTCCGCGCGCGGTGCGTGGACCGCCTGGGGCTGCCGGGCACCGACGGCGCGGCCGCCGAGCGCGGCGACGGGTTCGAGATCGAGACGCTGCTGGCCGCGCACGCGGCCTCGGCCCGCCTCAAGCTCGCCGAGGTGCCGTCCTACGAGTACGCGCGCACCTTCGGCGAGAGCCACCTCAGGACCTGGGCCGACGGCTGGCGTGTGCTGCGCACCATCGTGAGCGAACTGGGCCGGCCGGTGCGCAGGACGGCTGTCGGATCCCGCCCCGCCCACTCTCGTCCCACCTACAACGGGGAGCAGCGATGA
- a CDS encoding RICIN domain-containing protein, with the protein MAAFTGLRSKLGRKTGVLVAASAAVATSLAAAPAHATTSWFSTIVNDGSNKCIEVYHSETTNYANVDQYTCNGSDTQQWMFVSEGYNSNSLELFEIVNNNSGKCLDVYDGGTANYTNVDQYTCNRTGAQLWYFGGSNPSSDPGHGISLVLINNGSGKALDVQGGSKANYGNIDIYQDNESDAQFFSY; encoded by the coding sequence ATGGCAGCGTTCACTGGACTTCGCAGCAAGCTGGGACGGAAGACCGGCGTCCTCGTCGCGGCGTCGGCGGCCGTGGCGACCAGCTTGGCCGCGGCCCCCGCGCACGCTACCACCTCGTGGTTCTCCACGATCGTCAACGACGGCAGCAACAAGTGCATCGAGGTGTACCACTCCGAGACCACGAACTACGCCAACGTGGACCAGTACACCTGCAACGGCTCCGACACCCAGCAGTGGATGTTCGTCTCCGAGGGCTACAACTCCAACTCGCTGGAGCTCTTCGAGATCGTCAACAACAACAGCGGGAAGTGCCTCGACGTCTACGACGGCGGTACGGCGAACTACACGAACGTCGACCAGTACACCTGCAACCGGACCGGTGCGCAGCTGTGGTACTTCGGGGGCTCGAACCCCTCGTCCGATCCCGGACACGGCATCTCGTTGGTCCTCATCAACAACGGCAGCGGCAAGGCCCTTGACGTGCAGGGCGGCTCCAAGGCGAACTACGGGAACATCGACATCTACCAGGACAACGAATCGGACGCGCAGTTCTTCTCGTACTAA
- a CDS encoding PRC-barrel domain-containing protein, whose translation MIQTADLREWRTCDVIDNGGHKIGSLEAVYVDTSTDEPAMATVQVGMPTRHRLVFVPLDGVIVGPGYVKVNYAKSLVKGSPAIGTDDILPFEDEEAVFHHYEMPYEPGAAGERQLARR comes from the coding sequence ATGATCCAGACAGCGGACCTGCGGGAGTGGCGCACCTGCGATGTGATCGACAACGGCGGCCACAAGATCGGCTCCTTGGAGGCGGTCTACGTGGACACCAGTACCGACGAACCGGCGATGGCCACCGTCCAGGTGGGCATGCCCACCCGCCACCGCCTGGTGTTCGTCCCCCTGGACGGCGTGATCGTGGGACCCGGCTACGTCAAGGTCAACTACGCCAAGTCGCTCGTCAAGGGCAGTCCGGCGATCGGCACCGACGACATTCTGCCGTTCGAGGACGAGGAAGCCGTGTTCCATCATTACGAGATGCCCTACGAGCCGGGTGCTGCCGGAGAACGGCAGCTCGCCCGCCGATGA
- a CDS encoding helix-turn-helix domain-containing protein: MAQFLRDRRGRISPTDVGLPSGLSTRRTPGLRREELAALAGVSVDYYIRIEQGREKAPSDAVLGALAKALHLTPDEHTHLLGLADQAAGRTARRPPADPRPVTPGVHLLLESLRPSPAYVLDEINDLLAANPEALALMPGLDDWPPGRRNTIRYTFLHPTARTLFADWNRVAANSLAQLRTAQLTAPDRTAALVAEISEASAEFTTLWQRHEVRPKRAGSTDFQHPVIGRVTLANEALGLVGGSQRMLVYQAAPGTPEHDALVLLAMTGSGAPQT; the protein is encoded by the coding sequence ATGGCGCAGTTCTTGCGCGACCGGCGCGGCCGCATCAGCCCCACCGACGTCGGCCTGCCCAGCGGACTGAGCACCCGCCGCACCCCGGGCCTGCGCCGTGAGGAACTGGCCGCCCTGGCCGGAGTGAGCGTGGACTACTACATCCGCATCGAGCAGGGCCGGGAGAAGGCACCGAGCGACGCGGTCCTGGGCGCACTGGCCAAAGCCCTGCACCTGACCCCGGACGAGCACACCCACCTGCTGGGCCTGGCCGACCAGGCCGCCGGCCGCACCGCCCGCCGCCCGCCTGCGGATCCGCGCCCGGTCACCCCGGGCGTACACCTGCTGCTGGAGTCGCTCCGCCCGAGCCCGGCCTACGTCCTCGACGAGATCAACGACCTCCTGGCCGCCAACCCCGAAGCCCTGGCCCTGATGCCCGGCCTGGACGACTGGCCCCCCGGCCGGCGCAACACGATCCGCTACACCTTCCTGCACCCGACCGCCCGCACCCTGTTCGCCGACTGGAACCGCGTGGCCGCCAACAGCCTGGCGCAGCTGCGCACCGCCCAACTGACGGCCCCGGACCGAACCGCCGCACTGGTCGCCGAGATCTCCGAAGCCAGCGCCGAGTTCACCACCCTGTGGCAGCGCCACGAGGTACGCCCCAAGCGCGCCGGCTCAACTGACTTCCAGCATCCGGTGATCGGCCGGGTCACCCTCGCCAACGAGGCACTCGGCCTCGTGGGGGGGAGTCAGCGGATGCTGGTTTATCAGGCCGCGCCCGGGACGCCGGAGCACGACGCGCTCGTGCTGCTGGCCATGACCGGCAGTGGGGCACCGCAGACCTGA
- a CDS encoding response regulator transcription factor: MVTRDKALVIEDAADIRLLLRETLVQSGFEVAEAGTGTQGLDLAAALRPDLVTLDLILPDIDGIEVCRRLRTMSNAYLIMLTARTEEADRLVGLEVGADDYMVKPFSPRELRARVTAMLRRPRMDDPGAAAEPSVLRSRDLVVDRDMREVTLAGAPVPLTRTEFDLLVTFMSQPRRVWERETLARQVWRTEWAVNDHVIDVHVANLRHKLGQSADGGGLVRTVRGVGYRFGADVDVEQSPLQGGSGVMPRAD, encoded by the coding sequence ATGGTGACCCGGGACAAAGCGCTGGTCATCGAGGACGCGGCGGACATCCGGCTGCTGCTGCGCGAGACGCTGGTCCAGTCCGGCTTCGAGGTCGCCGAGGCGGGGACCGGGACGCAGGGCCTGGACCTGGCCGCCGCGCTGCGTCCGGACCTGGTCACGCTGGACCTCATCCTGCCGGACATCGACGGGATCGAGGTGTGCCGGCGGCTGCGCACGATGAGCAACGCCTATCTCATCATGCTGACCGCGCGCACCGAGGAGGCGGACCGGCTGGTCGGCCTGGAAGTCGGGGCCGACGACTATATGGTCAAGCCGTTCTCGCCGCGGGAGCTGCGCGCGCGGGTGACGGCGATGCTGCGGCGGCCGCGGATGGACGACCCCGGAGCGGCCGCGGAGCCCTCGGTGCTGCGCAGCCGGGACCTGGTCGTGGACCGGGACATGCGGGAGGTGACGCTGGCCGGCGCCCCGGTCCCGCTCACCCGGACCGAGTTCGACCTGCTGGTCACGTTCATGAGCCAGCCGCGGCGGGTGTGGGAGCGCGAGACGCTGGCGCGGCAGGTGTGGCGGACCGAGTGGGCGGTGAACGACCACGTGATCGACGTGCACGTCGCCAATCTGCGGCACAAGCTGGGCCAGAGCGCCGACGGCGGCGGGCTGGTGCGCACGGTGCGGGGCGTCGGCTACCGGTTCGGCGCCGATGTCGATGTCGAGCAGAGTCCGCTGCAGGGCGGGAGCGGCGTGATGCCGCGGGCCGACTGA
- a CDS encoding histidine kinase dimerization/phospho-acceptor domain-containing protein, protein MFGDRNTCSEDRRDAIAALVDALRPLDHESADLLHAASHELRTPLTSIVGFTELLGEGAAGPVTAQQRRLLAVIADNAARLMAMVDSLEPAPHDPHDPHGRRRPIDDYRAVRLPLPGAEPQEEAARETRW, encoded by the coding sequence GTGTTCGGTGATCGGAACACCTGCTCGGAAGACAGGCGAGATGCGATCGCGGCGCTGGTCGACGCGCTGCGTCCGCTGGACCATGAATCGGCTGACCTTCTCCATGCGGCGTCGCACGAGTTGCGGACGCCGTTGACGAGCATCGTCGGTTTCACCGAGTTGCTCGGCGAGGGCGCGGCCGGACCGGTCACCGCACAGCAGCGGCGGCTGCTGGCCGTCATCGCGGACAACGCGGCCCGTCTGATGGCGATGGTGGACAGTCTCGAGCCCGCGCCGCACGATCCGCACGATCCGCACGGCCGGCGTCGGCCGATCGACGACTACAGGGCGGTCCGCCTTCCGCTTCCCGGCGCGGAACCGCAAGAGGAGGCCGCGCGGGAGACGCGATGGTGA
- a CDS encoding SDR family oxidoreductase — MTNAIIIGGGSGMGLALARTLLAEGMEVTIVGRSAERLAAAREGLESSTGGRVAAVSADIGREEDIAELFAGVGRVDHVAVTAADATGVYGPTTGVTTATARAVLDTKVLGAWLVAKHAAGRVTGSITYTSGINAYRPNGSNTIMAAANGALESLVYGLSIELAPVRVNAVSPGWVDTPIWDALGMDKLAAFAELAQRLPARRIGTPDDIAKAFSSVMGNSYISGTVLHVDGGHRIS; from the coding sequence ATGACAAACGCGATCATCATCGGCGGCGGCTCCGGGATGGGCCTGGCCCTGGCTCGGACGCTGCTCGCCGAGGGCATGGAAGTGACGATCGTCGGGCGGTCCGCCGAGCGGCTCGCCGCGGCGCGCGAGGGCTTGGAGTCGTCGACCGGTGGAAGGGTCGCGGCGGTCAGCGCCGACATCGGGCGTGAGGAGGACATAGCCGAGCTGTTCGCCGGGGTGGGCCGGGTGGATCATGTGGCCGTCACCGCCGCCGACGCGACCGGCGTCTACGGACCCACCACCGGCGTCACCACCGCGACCGCGCGCGCCGTCCTGGACACCAAGGTGCTCGGCGCCTGGCTGGTCGCCAAGCACGCGGCGGGGCGGGTCACCGGCTCCATCACCTACACCTCGGGCATCAACGCCTACCGTCCGAACGGCTCCAACACGATCATGGCCGCGGCCAACGGCGCCCTGGAGTCGCTGGTCTACGGCTTGTCGATCGAGCTGGCGCCGGTGCGCGTGAACGCGGTCTCCCCGGGCTGGGTGGACACCCCCATCTGGGACGCGCTCGGCATGGACAAGCTGGCGGCCTTCGCCGAGCTCGCGCAGCGGCTGCCGGCCCGCCGGATCGGCACTCCGGACGACATCGCCAAGGCGTTCTCGTCCGTCATGGGCAACAGCTACATCTCCGGCACCGTGCTGCACGTCGACGGGGGCCATCGCATCAGCTGA